The DNA sequence ATTAATAAAATTAAAAGAATCATTTAGAGAACGGGAAAAATATTATAAGTACTATACGAAATGCTTCCTTCCAGTGCTAGATAAAGTAATAAAACAATCAAAAAAAATATCAAATGAAACAAAAGAACAAGTAATTTCTGAAGTCACTAAAAGTCATTCTAATAAAAATCGCAAGGACAGTGAGTCAGAAAGTGGCTACGGTAGCGATTTTGAAGATGAAGTAAATGAAATAACGGACAATGATGCTCAATTACTAAAAGCAATCAAAAATGGAAATAACAGAAAATTTAGAAAATATCTAAAAAATTGCATAAATGTCAGTGGCATAAAAGATGAAAAAGGAAATAATATTTTACACCTTATTGTATCGCTCGAAAAGAAACAAAAATACAAATTTCTAAGCACCCTAAAAAAAACGATCCCCGAGGAAGATCTAGCACAACTTGTTGATAGTAAAAAACAGAACGCTCTTCAAGTTGCACTAATTAACAAGATAACCAAAGAAGAACATAAGTCTAATACAATTCGAAGTAGTGATAATACACTTAAGTTTCTTATGAAATTTCCAGAGCATGTGGCCAAGATAAGCTTGTCTACAGACACTTTAAAAAAATTATCTAAAAAGCAAAATGAATACCATCTTAAGTTTTTAAAGAAATTGGCTGAGCTAAAGCCAGAAGCAAAAACAGAAGTTGAAGAAGTTATAGCCCATGCCATAAATACTCCAGATAGTAATGATAATTATCAATTACATTTAGCAATTAAAAATAAAGATGAGAAATCTTTTAAGGAATTATTGAAAGAAGGAGCAGATATTAGCCTTAAAGATACAAATGGTAACAATGTTCTACACCTGATAGTTACAAAATTGGATAAGGGACAAAAGCTTAAATTTTTAAATATAATATTAAATATAAGTAAGAAGAAAGAAAAAGGGCAACTTAAAACACAACTCACAGAAGCTATAAATGCTGAAAATACAGCAAAACAAACACCTCTACATCAGTTACTTCAATATATAAGAAAAAAAAGTGAAAGCCAGTCGCTTACGGATAAGGAGTTTAAAGGAACTACTAGGTATCAAGTCCTAAAATTATTTTTACAAAATGGTGCAGATATTACTGCTCAAGATAAAGAGGGTAATAATATTCTACATCACATTGCTTTACTAAAAGGAGAACAAAAGATTACATGTTTGGAGTTGATTTCAGATAAAGATGATGCTGTAAATACTACTAACAGGGAAGGATTAACACCTATTCATTATTTGTTTCAGCATATAAAAGAAAAAAATGAGGATCGATCATATACAGATAGAAAATTTGAAAAAACAAATAGATATAAAGCCTTAGAGTTATTTTTACAAAATGGTACAGATATTACTGCTCAAGATAAAGAGGGTAATAATATTCTGCATCACATTGCTTTACTAAAAGGAGAGCAAAAGATTTCATGCTTGAATTTAATATTAGATTTAGTGAAAAAAGGAGTAATATCCAAAGACAAGTTAGGTGAAGCTGTAAACGCCACTAACGAAAAAAAACGAACACCACTACAAGTAGCGTTAATTACTAAGACGACAAAAGATAAACATAATTTGATCAATCCTAAGAGCCGTGATAACACGATCAAGTTCTGTGTAAAATTATTGCAAAATGGTGTTGACCCAAAGCAAATACTACCCAAAAGATTATGGAGCAAAGAGTATTATAAAATTATAAAAGGAATAGAGAAATCAATAGGTAGAAAGCTTATTCCAGATAATATGAGAACTGAACTGAAGTGCAATTTTGGCAAGAAGTTAAAAGCACGCGATATTGTAAAGTATGTCAATAATGGTGTTTGTAAAGTAGTGACAACGCTTGTGTTTACTGCTTTAGCCTGTACAGTAATATTCAGCGCTTCTCAAGGAAGTATTACAATTGCAGCTGCCTCATCTATTATAGCAGTTATTGGAGTTTGTTATCTCATTTACTTGAATTTAGAAAATATTTATGAAGGATTTGGAAAAATTAAAGGAAAGCTTACTGAAGAAAAGCAACTTACACTTCAAGATAACGCACCAAAAAATGATACACAATGCAATCACTCTGTTAAAGATATAGAAAATAAGTCCAACGATTTAGAAGAGCAAGAGGTGCAAAAATCATCAAATCAATCAGAACATACTGAAAGTCCTCCAGACACTAAAATGAGTGCCATATCAATAATGAACTCATTAAAAAATTGTGATAGGGATAGTGTAACTAATAAACCCTCTTCTCTGGAGCGATGAAATCAATCTCATCGCTCAGAGTTTTTTCAGCAACTTTTTTATAGTCAATTTCTACACTGATTTGGTTTTTCTCTTCTTTAAGCCATGCTATAGTATGCCTCATCCAATTTTTGTCATCGCGCTCGGGAAAATCTTCGCGAGCATGAGCACCTCTGCTTTCCTCGCGATTAGCTGCGCATTCCATAGTAATAACCGCTTGTGGAATCATATTTGCAAGCTCCAGCGCTTCAACCAAATCACTATTCCATATCATACTGCGATCCTCAAGTGAAATATCAGACATCATTTTTGCTACCTTTTTTATAGCTTTTTTGCCTTCTTCTAAAACTTCAGCAACACGGAATACTGATGCATATTTTTGCATAGTGTGCTGCATTTCACTGCGTATTTTTGCTACTTTGAGCCCTCCAGAAGCAAATCGCATTTTATTAAATCTATCTACTATCCAGTCTGTGCAGTCTGAATGCAATTTTTTATGCGGTGTATCAGGTTTCAATTTTTCTCTTGCTCTGAGCGCTGC is a window from the Wolbachia endosymbiont of Armadillidium arcangelii genome containing:
- a CDS encoding ankyrin repeat domain-containing protein — protein: MSIDLSVLVTNANKLDKYINKNKKQDKKDKQLYDTIERKVKKAQHKRERPRSRDRTLKKCKRLFEEGASPEVLIKLKESFREREKYYKYYTKCFLPVLDKVIKQSKKISNETKEQVISEVTKSHSNKNRKDSESESGYGSDFEDEVNEITDNDAQLLKAIKNGNNRKFRKYLKNCINVSGIKDEKGNNILHLIVSLEKKQKYKFLSTLKKTIPEEDLAQLVDSKKQNALQVALINKITKEEHKSNTIRSSDNTLKFLMKFPEHVAKISLSTDTLKKLSKKQNEYHLKFLKKLAELKPEAKTEVEEVIAHAINTPDSNDNYQLHLAIKNKDEKSFKELLKEGADISLKDTNGNNVLHLIVTKLDKGQKLKFLNIILNISKKKEKGQLKTQLTEAINAENTAKQTPLHQLLQYIRKKSESQSLTDKEFKGTTRYQVLKLFLQNGADITAQDKEGNNILHHIALLKGEQKITCLELISDKDDAVNTTNREGLTPIHYLFQHIKEKNEDRSYTDRKFEKTNRYKALELFLQNGTDITAQDKEGNNILHHIALLKGEQKISCLNLILDLVKKGVISKDKLGEAVNATNEKKRTPLQVALITKTTKDKHNLINPKSRDNTIKFCVKLLQNGVDPKQILPKRLWSKEYYKIIKGIEKSIGRKLIPDNMRTELKCNFGKKLKARDIVKYVNNGVCKVVTTLVFTALACTVIFSASQGSITIAAASSIIAVIGVCYLIYLNLENIYEGFGKIKGKLTEEKQLTLQDNAPKNDTQCNHSVKDIENKSNDLEEQEVQKSSNQSEHTESPPDTKMSAISIMNSLKNCDRDSVTNKPSSLER